A part of Miscanthus floridulus cultivar M001 chromosome 6, ASM1932011v1, whole genome shotgun sequence genomic DNA contains:
- the LOC136456880 gene encoding protein BUD31 homolog 1, giving the protein MPKIKTSRVKYPEGWELIEPTIRELDAKMREAENDPHDGKRKCEALWPIFRISHQRSRYIYDLYYRRKEISQELYEFCLDQGYADRNLIAKWKKPGYERLCCLRCIQTRDHNFATTCVCRVPKHLREEQVIECVHCGCRGCASGD; this is encoded by the exons ATGCCTAAGATAAAAACAAGCCGTGTCAAGTATCCTGAAGGATGGGAGCTTATTGAACCAACAATCCGTGAGTTGGATGCGAAAATGAGAGAAG CTGAAAATGATCCACATGATGGGAAGAGAAAGTGTGAAGCTCTCTGGCCTATTTTCCGTATTTCTCATCAAAGGAGCCGCTACATATATGATCTTTACTACAGAAGGAAGGAGATATCACAGGAGCTTTATGAGTTTTGCCTGGACCAGGGTTATGCAGACCGTAACCTGATTGCAAAGTGGAAAAAG CCAGGTTACGAGCGCCTTTGCTGCCTTCGGTGCATACAGACACGTGACCACAACTTTGCAACGACTTGTGTCTGCCGGGTCCCCAAGCATCTGAGGGAGGAGCAGGTGATAGAATGTGTCCACTGCGGCTGCAGGGGTTGTGCCAGCGGTGACTAA
- the LOC136456879 gene encoding uncharacterized protein isoform X2, which yields MADSTAMTIDFLRARLLSERSVSRAAKERADELVKRVAELEEQVRAVTAQRRQAERAAAEVLAVLESQGFGGHLSDVADDSDDSGQDSGEEDSGKRRGATAGATGEVEGEEPSAAKGEAEDALSGTAQPGGLSWKGRSVSPRKARQLKQRHRRSYFYLLSSSDSSPKYRVGQSCRKNKSNVSRSVATEDDDGGGGSQKGRQDGSDFTDDGQADMDGEVGGDERSSGAGGGGVQYVIRYEEDGEMERVLERQAELIGQYEEEEKAQREWEKQYSENRNANKGDMELKNKAYQTDAGAKSNVKNLASTNNPTAERLQKGSLSESPQNGARRREGEANEEPDHGCAQTSSISAPESSNDSTVTRQDQDRGDQISDGDSGYSTNARSPKHDAVIRAPSDGSPSSDTLNSKVTDWSSSQFHDCTDSQLDTQSSYPPPSCSISHIESVLQALQRARISLSARLSKPVPPSQVTLALPAPGDEHREYDDLLANDDDEDSYGEKLSGSSPALQEMLALPAPEDYHERDREDSTLDDAATSHVEKSSSSSPPREEMLALPAPGDDYRKEIEDYMKIPVGTPGLLRLPIDSFPVDEKMFSGTACGSGFSLGAAARHATSILSNTAASCGAATSVPSISGDGSGFPSRQGIDLQASALLSVLASGRCISMPTPDFAVGTGSTPFLSGIPGLQDLNRGTALADADLFMQRGIDCTISNKWML from the exons ATGGCGGACTCCACGGCCATGaccatcgacttcctccgcgcgcgGCTGCTCTCCGAGCGGTCCGTGTCCCGCGCCGCCAAGGAGCGCGCGGACGAGCTCGTCAAGAGG GTCGCGGAGCTGGAGGAGCAGGTCCGGGCGGTGACGGCGCAGAGGAGGCAGGCGGAGCGGGCGGCCGCCGAGGTGCTCGCCGTCCTGGAGTCCCAGGGCTTTGGCGGCCACCTCTCGGACGTGGCCGACGACTCCGACGACTCTGGCCAGGACAGCGGCGAGGAGGACAGCGGCAAGAGGCGCGGCGCCACGGCCGGCGCCACCGGggaggtggagggggaggagCCATCGGCAGCCAAGGGCGAGGCGGAGGACGCGCTGTCCGGGACGGCCCAGCCCGGCGGCCTTTCGTGGAAAGGCCGAAGCGTGAGCCCGCGCAAGGCCAGGCAGCTCAAGCAGAGGCACAGGCGGAGCTACTTCTACCTGCTCTCCTCCTCCGATTCCTCGCCCAAGTACCGAGTGGGGCAGTCGTGCCGCAAGAACAAGAG CAATGTCAGCAGGTCGGTGGCAACGGAAGATGACGACGGGGGCGGGGGGAGTCAGAAAGGTCGGCAAGACGGGTCGGATTTCACGGACGACGGCCAGGCTGACATGGACGGCGAGGTGGGTGGCGATGAGCGGAGTTCAGGGGCCGGTGGTGGTGGCGTCCAGTACGTGATCAGGTACGAGGAGGATGGGGAGATGGAGAGGGTGCTGGAGAGGCAGGCCGAGCTGATAGGGCAGTACGAGGAAGAGGAGAAAGCTCAGAGGGAGTGGGAGAAGCAGTACAGCGAGAACAGGAATGCAAACAAG GGTGACATGGAGCTAAAGAATAAGGCATATCAGACAGATGCAGGGGCTAAATCTAATGTGAAAAACCTCGCCAGCACCAACAACCCGACTGCTGAACGTCTGCAGAAGGGTTCCCTTTCAGAATCGCCCCAAAACGGTGCCCGGCGGCGTGAAGGTGAAGCAAACGAAGAGCCCGATCATGGTTGTGCTCAAACATCTTCCATTTCAGCACCAGAAAGCTCCAACGACAGCACAGTCACAAGGCAAGATCAAGACCGCGGAGACCAAATATCTGACGGCGATTCAGGCTACAGTACGAATGCTCGGTCTCCTAAGCACGACGCCGTTATCAGAGCACCATCAGATGGGAGCCCATCGAGTGACACCCTCAACAGCAAGGTCACCGACTGGAGCTCGTCACAGTTCCATGACTGCACAGACAGCCAGCTTGACACACAGTCGTCGTATCCACCGCCGTCATGCAGCATTTCACACATAGAGAGTGTCCTGCAGGCGCTTCAACGCGCCAGGATATCCCTGAGCGCCAGGCTGAGCAAGCCAGTTCCTCCCAGCCAGGTGACCCTGGCGCTCCCGGCGCCCGGAGATGAGCACAGAGAGTACGACGACCTGCTGGCCAACGATGACGACGAAGACTCGTATGGTGAAAAGCTCAGCGGTTCAAGTCCAGCACTTCAGGAGATGCTGGCGCTCCCGGCACCAGAGGATTACCATGAAAGGGACAGGGAGGATTCGACGCTGGACGACGCTGCCACTTCCCATGTAGAGAAATCAAGCAGCTCGAGCCCTCCTCGTGAGGAGATGCTGGCGCTCCCCGCGCCAGGCGACGATTACCGCAAGGAGATCGAGGATTACATGAAGATCCCCGTCGGCACTCCCGGTCTACTCCGGTTGCCCATAGACTCGTTTCCAGTGGATGAGAAGATGTTCTCAGGTACTGCCTGTGGTTCAGGGTTTAGTCTGGGAGCAGCGGCTCGCCATGCCACGAGCATTTTGAGCAACACTGCTGCTTCTTGTGGTGCCGCGACATCAGTTCCGTCGATTTCCGGTGATGGTTCTGGGTTCCCATCAAGGCAGGGAATTGATCTTCAGGCTTCTGCACTTCTCTCGGTGCTTGCTTCTGGTAGGTGTATCAGCATGCCAACACCAGATTTTGCAGTTGGGACTGGAAGTACTCCTTTCCTTTCTGGAATTCCAGGACTTCAGGATCTGAATAGAGGAACGGCTCTTGCAGATGCAGATCTGTTCATGCAGCGGGGTATCGATTGCACCATCTCTAATAAGTGGATGTTGTAA
- the LOC136459473 gene encoding nucleobase-ascorbate transporter 12-like isoform X2 has product MSSTSGALPQPRRGRPGPWPPAPPPQPQAQPLSWAKRTGFQSRVSGESLPSASAPNSGQVPLPRPAERPSDLESGPPARPSSTLPAPPAAAGNGERQHPPAPPPQARTRRRDSEGGRPNGQAAAPPLPRLQEEEAPERPAYVKYELRDTPGMLPLVAYGFQHYISMVGSIILIPLVMVPAMGGSADDMAAVVSTVLLVTGMTTLLHMFVGTRLPLVQGPSFVYLAPALAIINSPEFFGLNDNNFKHIMKHLQGAIIIGGAFQVVLGYTGLMSLFLRLINPVVVSPTVAAVGLSFFSYGFTKIGTCIEMGILQLLMVVIFALYLRKIKLFGYRVFLIYAVPLGLGITWAVAFVLTATGVYSYKDTSHALRSSPWFRFPYPLQWGTPVFSWKMGLVMCVVSVIASVDSVGSYHASSLFVATRPPTTGVVSRGIGVEGVSTALAGLWGTGVGSATITENVHTIAVTKMGSRRAVGFGAILLVLLSIIGKVGAFIASIPDVIVAALLCFMWAMLCALGLSNLRYSATGSSRNSIIVGLALFLSLSVPSYFQQYGVHPSANSSVPTYFQAYIVASHGPVHTGSGEVNYVLNTILSLNMVIAFLVALILDNTVPGGRQERGLYVWSEAEAAKRESAFIKDYELPFKIGRPFRWVKCVGL; this is encoded by the exons ATGTCGTCGACCTCCGGCGCTCTGCCGCAGCCTCGCCGCGGCCGTCCCGGGCCCTGGCCCCCGGCGCCGCCCCCGCAGCCACAGGCGCAGCCCCTCTCCTGGGCTAAGCGCACGGGCTTCCAGTCCCGCGTCTCCGGCGAGTCACTGCCTTCGGCTTCCGCCCCCAACTCTGGTCAGGTCCCCCTCCCTCGACCCGCTGAGCGCCCTTCCGATCTAGAGTCGGGCCCGCCGGCCCGGCCCAGCTCCACCCTCCCTGCCCCTCCTGCCGCCGCGGGAAATGGCGAGCGGCAGCATCCCCCGGCGCCGCCTCCTcaggcgaggacgaggaggagggacTCCGAAGGCGGAAGGCCGAACGGGCAGGCGGCCGCGCCTCCGCTTCCGCGGctacaggaggaggaggcgccggaGCGGCCGGCTTATGTGAAGTACGAGCTCCGTGACACTCCTGGAATGC TTCCTCTGGTGGCATATGGATTCCAGCATTACATTTCCATGGTTGGTTCAATCATCCTGATCCCTCTCGTGATGGTTCCTGCTATGGGCGGCTCGGCT GATGACATGGCGGCAGTGGTGTCCACAGTGTTGCTCGTCACCGGGATGACTACATTGCTGCACATGTTTGTTGGAACGAGACTGCCACTTGTGCAGGGTCCATCCTTTGTATACCTGGCTCCTGCGCTCGCGATCATCAACTCCCCAGAATTCTTTGGGCTCAATGATAAT AATTTTAAACACATAATGAAGCACCTGCAGGGAGCTATAATAATTGGAGGTGCATTCCAAGTGGTCTTGGGATATACAGGCCTCATGTCACTATTTCTTAG GTTGATAAATCCAGTTGTTGTCTCACCAACAGTTGCAGCTGTTGGGCTTTCATTTTTCAGTTATGGTTTCACAAAAATAGGGACATGTATAGAGATGGGAATTTTGCAGTTGTTGATGGTGGTTATTTTTGCACTT TATCTCCGGAAAATAAAGTTATTTGGGTACAGAGTGTTTCTTATTTATGCG GTTCCTCTTGGATTAGGAATCACATGGGCTGTTGCTTTTGTTCTCACAGCAACTGGAGTTTATAGCTACAAAG ACACTTCTCATGCCTTAAGATCTTCACCCTGGTTCAGATTTCCCTATCCATTGCAATGGGGAACTCCAGTTTTTAGCTGGAAAATGGGCCTTGTGATGTGTGTTGTATCAGTTATTGCTTCTGTTGATTCA GTCGGTTCCTACCATGCATCATCTTTGTTTGTGGCTACCCGGCCGCCAACGACTGGAGTTGTTAGCAGAGGTATTGGTGTTGAGGGTGTATCTACAGCCTTGGCTGGTCTTTGGGGTACAGGAGTTGGTTCTGCAACAATAACAGAGAATGTACACACAATTGCTGTGACTAAAATGGGTAGCCGAAGAGCAGTTGGATTTGGTGCTATTTTACTTGTACTGCTTTCTATTATTG GAAAAGTCGGCGCCTTCATTGCTTCTATTCCTGATGTTATTGTTGCTGCTCTCCTTTGCTTCATGTGGGCTATGCTCTGTGCTCTTGGCTTGTCCAATCTTCGTTACAGTGCCACCGGAAGCTCCAGGAACAGTATTATAGTTGGGCTGGCTTTATTCTTGTCCCTATCAGTTCCTTCATACTTCCAGCAGTACGGTGTACATCCTAGCGCAAACTCATCAGTGCCAACTTACTTTCAAGCATacattgttgcatctcatggaCCTGTTCACACTGGATCTGGCGAG GTGAACTACGTCCTCAACACGATACTTTCACTCAACATGGTCATTGCATTTCTGGTTGCTCTGATACTTGACAACACAGTCCCTGGTGGTCGTCAAGAGCGGGGGTTGTATGTATGGTCAGAAGCAGAGGCGGCGAAGAGAGAATCGGCTTTCATCAAAGACTATGAACTTCCTTTCAAGATTGGACGCCCGTTCAGGTGGGTGAAGTGTGTTGGCCTATAA
- the LOC136459473 gene encoding nucleobase-ascorbate transporter 12-like isoform X1 — translation MSSTSGALPQPRRGRPGPWPPAPPPQPQAQPLSWAKRTGFQSRVSGESLPSASAPNSGQVPLPRPAERPSDLESGPPARPSSTLPAPPAAAGNGERQHPPAPPPQARTRRRDSEGGRPNGQAAAPPLPRLQEEEAPERPAYVKYELRDTPGMLPLVAYGFQHYISMVGSIILIPLVMVPAMGGSADDMAAVVSTVLLVTGMTTLLHMFVGTRLPLVQGPSFVYLAPALAIINSPEFFGLNDNNFKHIMKHLQGAIIIGGAFQVVLGYTGLMSLFLRLINPVVVSPTVAAVGLSFFSYGFTKIGTCIEMGILQLLMVVIFALYLRKIKLFGYRVFLIYAVPLGLGITWAVAFVLTATGVYSYKGCDANIPASNNISAFCRKHVLRMKSCRVDTSHALRSSPWFRFPYPLQWGTPVFSWKMGLVMCVVSVIASVDSVGSYHASSLFVATRPPTTGVVSRGIGVEGVSTALAGLWGTGVGSATITENVHTIAVTKMGSRRAVGFGAILLVLLSIIGKVGAFIASIPDVIVAALLCFMWAMLCALGLSNLRYSATGSSRNSIIVGLALFLSLSVPSYFQQYGVHPSANSSVPTYFQAYIVASHGPVHTGSGEVNYVLNTILSLNMVIAFLVALILDNTVPGGRQERGLYVWSEAEAAKRESAFIKDYELPFKIGRPFRWVKCVGL, via the exons ATGTCGTCGACCTCCGGCGCTCTGCCGCAGCCTCGCCGCGGCCGTCCCGGGCCCTGGCCCCCGGCGCCGCCCCCGCAGCCACAGGCGCAGCCCCTCTCCTGGGCTAAGCGCACGGGCTTCCAGTCCCGCGTCTCCGGCGAGTCACTGCCTTCGGCTTCCGCCCCCAACTCTGGTCAGGTCCCCCTCCCTCGACCCGCTGAGCGCCCTTCCGATCTAGAGTCGGGCCCGCCGGCCCGGCCCAGCTCCACCCTCCCTGCCCCTCCTGCCGCCGCGGGAAATGGCGAGCGGCAGCATCCCCCGGCGCCGCCTCCTcaggcgaggacgaggaggagggacTCCGAAGGCGGAAGGCCGAACGGGCAGGCGGCCGCGCCTCCGCTTCCGCGGctacaggaggaggaggcgccggaGCGGCCGGCTTATGTGAAGTACGAGCTCCGTGACACTCCTGGAATGC TTCCTCTGGTGGCATATGGATTCCAGCATTACATTTCCATGGTTGGTTCAATCATCCTGATCCCTCTCGTGATGGTTCCTGCTATGGGCGGCTCGGCT GATGACATGGCGGCAGTGGTGTCCACAGTGTTGCTCGTCACCGGGATGACTACATTGCTGCACATGTTTGTTGGAACGAGACTGCCACTTGTGCAGGGTCCATCCTTTGTATACCTGGCTCCTGCGCTCGCGATCATCAACTCCCCAGAATTCTTTGGGCTCAATGATAAT AATTTTAAACACATAATGAAGCACCTGCAGGGAGCTATAATAATTGGAGGTGCATTCCAAGTGGTCTTGGGATATACAGGCCTCATGTCACTATTTCTTAG GTTGATAAATCCAGTTGTTGTCTCACCAACAGTTGCAGCTGTTGGGCTTTCATTTTTCAGTTATGGTTTCACAAAAATAGGGACATGTATAGAGATGGGAATTTTGCAGTTGTTGATGGTGGTTATTTTTGCACTT TATCTCCGGAAAATAAAGTTATTTGGGTACAGAGTGTTTCTTATTTATGCG GTTCCTCTTGGATTAGGAATCACATGGGCTGTTGCTTTTGTTCTCACAGCAACTGGAGTTTATAGCTACAAAGGTTGTGATGCAAATATTCCTGCCTCAAACAATATATCAGCCTTTTGTCGGAAGCATGTATTGAGGATGAAATCTTGCCGTGTAGACACTTCTCATGCCTTAAGATCTTCACCCTGGTTCAGATTTCCCTATCCATTGCAATGGGGAACTCCAGTTTTTAGCTGGAAAATGGGCCTTGTGATGTGTGTTGTATCAGTTATTGCTTCTGTTGATTCA GTCGGTTCCTACCATGCATCATCTTTGTTTGTGGCTACCCGGCCGCCAACGACTGGAGTTGTTAGCAGAGGTATTGGTGTTGAGGGTGTATCTACAGCCTTGGCTGGTCTTTGGGGTACAGGAGTTGGTTCTGCAACAATAACAGAGAATGTACACACAATTGCTGTGACTAAAATGGGTAGCCGAAGAGCAGTTGGATTTGGTGCTATTTTACTTGTACTGCTTTCTATTATTG GAAAAGTCGGCGCCTTCATTGCTTCTATTCCTGATGTTATTGTTGCTGCTCTCCTTTGCTTCATGTGGGCTATGCTCTGTGCTCTTGGCTTGTCCAATCTTCGTTACAGTGCCACCGGAAGCTCCAGGAACAGTATTATAGTTGGGCTGGCTTTATTCTTGTCCCTATCAGTTCCTTCATACTTCCAGCAGTACGGTGTACATCCTAGCGCAAACTCATCAGTGCCAACTTACTTTCAAGCATacattgttgcatctcatggaCCTGTTCACACTGGATCTGGCGAG GTGAACTACGTCCTCAACACGATACTTTCACTCAACATGGTCATTGCATTTCTGGTTGCTCTGATACTTGACAACACAGTCCCTGGTGGTCGTCAAGAGCGGGGGTTGTATGTATGGTCAGAAGCAGAGGCGGCGAAGAGAGAATCGGCTTTCATCAAAGACTATGAACTTCCTTTCAAGATTGGACGCCCGTTCAGGTGGGTGAAGTGTGTTGGCCTATAA
- the LOC136456879 gene encoding uncharacterized protein isoform X1, with product MADSTAMTIDFLRARLLSERSVSRAAKERADELVKRVAELEEQVRAVTAQRRQAERAAAEVLAVLESQGFGGHLSDVADDSDDSGQDSGEEDSGKRRGATAGATGEVEGEEPSAAKGEAEDALSGTAQPGGLSWKGRSVSPRKARQLKQRHRRSYFYLLSSSDSSPKYRVGQSCRKNKRRVELSNVSRSVATEDDDGGGGSQKGRQDGSDFTDDGQADMDGEVGGDERSSGAGGGGVQYVIRYEEDGEMERVLERQAELIGQYEEEEKAQREWEKQYSENRNANKGDMELKNKAYQTDAGAKSNVKNLASTNNPTAERLQKGSLSESPQNGARRREGEANEEPDHGCAQTSSISAPESSNDSTVTRQDQDRGDQISDGDSGYSTNARSPKHDAVIRAPSDGSPSSDTLNSKVTDWSSSQFHDCTDSQLDTQSSYPPPSCSISHIESVLQALQRARISLSARLSKPVPPSQVTLALPAPGDEHREYDDLLANDDDEDSYGEKLSGSSPALQEMLALPAPEDYHERDREDSTLDDAATSHVEKSSSSSPPREEMLALPAPGDDYRKEIEDYMKIPVGTPGLLRLPIDSFPVDEKMFSGTACGSGFSLGAAARHATSILSNTAASCGAATSVPSISGDGSGFPSRQGIDLQASALLSVLASGRCISMPTPDFAVGTGSTPFLSGIPGLQDLNRGTALADADLFMQRGIDCTISNKWML from the exons ATGGCGGACTCCACGGCCATGaccatcgacttcctccgcgcgcgGCTGCTCTCCGAGCGGTCCGTGTCCCGCGCCGCCAAGGAGCGCGCGGACGAGCTCGTCAAGAGG GTCGCGGAGCTGGAGGAGCAGGTCCGGGCGGTGACGGCGCAGAGGAGGCAGGCGGAGCGGGCGGCCGCCGAGGTGCTCGCCGTCCTGGAGTCCCAGGGCTTTGGCGGCCACCTCTCGGACGTGGCCGACGACTCCGACGACTCTGGCCAGGACAGCGGCGAGGAGGACAGCGGCAAGAGGCGCGGCGCCACGGCCGGCGCCACCGGggaggtggagggggaggagCCATCGGCAGCCAAGGGCGAGGCGGAGGACGCGCTGTCCGGGACGGCCCAGCCCGGCGGCCTTTCGTGGAAAGGCCGAAGCGTGAGCCCGCGCAAGGCCAGGCAGCTCAAGCAGAGGCACAGGCGGAGCTACTTCTACCTGCTCTCCTCCTCCGATTCCTCGCCCAAGTACCGAGTGGGGCAGTCGTGCCGCAAGAACAAGAGGCGGGTGGAGCTGAG CAATGTCAGCAGGTCGGTGGCAACGGAAGATGACGACGGGGGCGGGGGGAGTCAGAAAGGTCGGCAAGACGGGTCGGATTTCACGGACGACGGCCAGGCTGACATGGACGGCGAGGTGGGTGGCGATGAGCGGAGTTCAGGGGCCGGTGGTGGTGGCGTCCAGTACGTGATCAGGTACGAGGAGGATGGGGAGATGGAGAGGGTGCTGGAGAGGCAGGCCGAGCTGATAGGGCAGTACGAGGAAGAGGAGAAAGCTCAGAGGGAGTGGGAGAAGCAGTACAGCGAGAACAGGAATGCAAACAAG GGTGACATGGAGCTAAAGAATAAGGCATATCAGACAGATGCAGGGGCTAAATCTAATGTGAAAAACCTCGCCAGCACCAACAACCCGACTGCTGAACGTCTGCAGAAGGGTTCCCTTTCAGAATCGCCCCAAAACGGTGCCCGGCGGCGTGAAGGTGAAGCAAACGAAGAGCCCGATCATGGTTGTGCTCAAACATCTTCCATTTCAGCACCAGAAAGCTCCAACGACAGCACAGTCACAAGGCAAGATCAAGACCGCGGAGACCAAATATCTGACGGCGATTCAGGCTACAGTACGAATGCTCGGTCTCCTAAGCACGACGCCGTTATCAGAGCACCATCAGATGGGAGCCCATCGAGTGACACCCTCAACAGCAAGGTCACCGACTGGAGCTCGTCACAGTTCCATGACTGCACAGACAGCCAGCTTGACACACAGTCGTCGTATCCACCGCCGTCATGCAGCATTTCACACATAGAGAGTGTCCTGCAGGCGCTTCAACGCGCCAGGATATCCCTGAGCGCCAGGCTGAGCAAGCCAGTTCCTCCCAGCCAGGTGACCCTGGCGCTCCCGGCGCCCGGAGATGAGCACAGAGAGTACGACGACCTGCTGGCCAACGATGACGACGAAGACTCGTATGGTGAAAAGCTCAGCGGTTCAAGTCCAGCACTTCAGGAGATGCTGGCGCTCCCGGCACCAGAGGATTACCATGAAAGGGACAGGGAGGATTCGACGCTGGACGACGCTGCCACTTCCCATGTAGAGAAATCAAGCAGCTCGAGCCCTCCTCGTGAGGAGATGCTGGCGCTCCCCGCGCCAGGCGACGATTACCGCAAGGAGATCGAGGATTACATGAAGATCCCCGTCGGCACTCCCGGTCTACTCCGGTTGCCCATAGACTCGTTTCCAGTGGATGAGAAGATGTTCTCAGGTACTGCCTGTGGTTCAGGGTTTAGTCTGGGAGCAGCGGCTCGCCATGCCACGAGCATTTTGAGCAACACTGCTGCTTCTTGTGGTGCCGCGACATCAGTTCCGTCGATTTCCGGTGATGGTTCTGGGTTCCCATCAAGGCAGGGAATTGATCTTCAGGCTTCTGCACTTCTCTCGGTGCTTGCTTCTGGTAGGTGTATCAGCATGCCAACACCAGATTTTGCAGTTGGGACTGGAAGTACTCCTTTCCTTTCTGGAATTCCAGGACTTCAGGATCTGAATAGAGGAACGGCTCTTGCAGATGCAGATCTGTTCATGCAGCGGGGTATCGATTGCACCATCTCTAATAAGTGGATGTTGTAA